The DNA region ACCGTTGAACTTACAAATCAAAAATATATATCACGTTCTTAAATGTCACTTACTAGCATCTGTGTTATAACTTGTACTCCTAGATCTAGATGTTTAGTGGTGAATCTTTAGATATTTTTCAGACTTAAATGCACTTGATTATTTTCTGAAAAGACATTATACACTATAATGCTATAATGTTAGTAAGAATTGGATGTTTCACCTCATCTAAATGACAAACTGACTATTAACAAATGTTTTGTCTCTCTCACATGGATAAGCTTAATTAGTTACTGCTATCACCGCATCCTTCCCTTTGAAAAAATTATAGCATGTCAATACTGAgttttgatttgtaaaatacacatatatatgtatcaCCGAGGCATTGTTGAAATGCATATGTATGTAAGTAGAGCTGAATTCTGTTGCACTAAGTCACTAATCTTCAGAAAATCATTAGTAAATTACGTTGTTCTGAGTAACTTTTCTATTTCAACATATGACAATATCAGAGCCAATTGGTGTAATTTTGCAGCAAAACTGAAAGCAGAATTAGTAAACAATCTTCAGAAAAGAAAAGCAGCACGGAGTTAAGTTAAAAACAATTGATCAAGGGCGAAAACAGAAGACAAAAGAACTTGATTTACATTTAGTTAACAGCTAGGAACTGAAGACAAGAACAATATACAACCAGGGGCACAAACACTTCAATTCCTACTGTAGACATTCCACAACTAGTAAAACCAAAACATAGCAGTACAAGGTAGTTCGATACTTGAACAAAAAACCTGGACTACAAGTAGAAAAGTAAGCCCTGATCCTAACAAACTAAGGATGAAACATTACGTTCTAAACCCTTTCTTGATCACTATGAAGAGAGATTCTATCCATTATATTGGCGACAACTTCTTTGGACTCCTTGAAAAGGTTGACACGCTTTTTGAGCCCAATGCGTTTCTCAGCAACCAACGGCGACTCATCTAGCATTCTCTCGATTCCACCAGTTCCAGGTGCCATCAGATCCTGCACTATTTCCTCTTCCATTTCCTTGTTAATCATCTTGTGGATGCTGAACGTTATGTGCAACGCCATCGAATCCACCAGTCTCATCAACACCATTTTCCAATAGGCAGTGATCCTCATCTTCAAATCAAAAGCCTGCTGCACCAAACCTATATGATTCCTCAAATGACCAATCTCAGTTTCTCCAACTCATTCCAGGTTCATTACGGAGCCCTTCCCGTGATCGTTCATAATCTCCATAAACGCGTTTTGTTGCGCTATGAGCTTACTATAAGTCCCTAAATAGTCAGGATTACAAGTGTAATCAGTCTGCATTTCCATCCCGATGATATCCCTTACCCAATCCACTGATTCGTCCTTCTTCTTCGCTATCAGGTTTTGTGCAGCTCGTCTCGTAGAAGACTGGAGTTGTGGGTAGTTATCACAATGATACATCAACACTTTAATAACAATTCTCTCTATATAGTTCCACAGTCTTCCCACAAAATCCTCTGGAGTTGCAGCAATTTCCTTGATTCTTTTCTGCAATAAATTGAGGAAAACAGACCGAGGGAGGAAGTTGGGCAATCCAATCCCTTTAGTTTCCTGTAAGGCCAAGATCTCTTCCATCAAAAAGTcttccttctcaaaattcttagAATGCAGGTCACTGGAATATTTATCAAGCACCTCAACCAATCTAGCTGTGCAATGCATTTCTTTTTCTTCAGGGTATTCGTCAAACTCACCTCttattagaattttctttaacgAATCCTTTGAAGAACTCAGGATCCGCATGAAGGCGGTCAAAGCTTCAGCCACAGAACTTAAGTGCAGAGGTAGCCTGTTGAGTTCTGTTAGATTAAGAGCAAGCTTGTCATTAATCTTCCTTACAATTTCAGGCAAGCATTTCGAAATAATCGTTGCTTGAATTCGCACCAACTTTTGAGCCAGAACAGGAACCCCAACCATGGATTTATCAATCTTAGATAAAAGTGGATGAGTTGAAAAAAGCCTTGCCTCATCACTCCTAGCTTCTTCATAAGACTCATTCCCAATTCTATTCCTAACACAAACATAGCCGAGTCCTATATTCACTTCATCTGCAGTAACTTTCTCAAGTAAACCCTCAGGAGCTTTATCTGCCTTTGTCACAACAGCTAAAGTCCTCTCCCCAGTTTTATCCACTTTCTGAGACATCCTAATCGACTCACAAGTAGGAAAATCAACAGTAGCTGACAAAACATTCAAGACTATGCTTTCTTGAGGAGCTATATAATTCATAATAATATCAGAAATTTGTTCATATATGTCCTTAGGTTGTCCCTGAACAGGAACTCTAGTAATTCCAGGTAAATCAACCATAGTTAAATCAGGCACACCATTTTTTTTCACAACAAGTGTTAAAAGATTGTTAGATATGCCCTTACCATGTCCAGCAATCTCATCAGTAGCAAGAACAATGGCGTCCGCTACGCGAAATTCATCGACAGGGAGTGACTTTCCATTGTACTCCAAGTGAAGATTTGGTGCAGTTATTTTCGGGTCATTTTGCAGTTTCATGATAAGTGGGACCCTTGTGCAAATTCCCTGTCCTCTGGGGAGGCTGATTCCAGCTAGAGATTCAAGAACACTGGATTTTCCAGAAGATTGATCGCCAACTACTACGATCGTTGGGAGTTGTATACCTTCTTGCATTATGTTAAGGTGGCGGAGCCTATCTACACAGTCAAGAAGTGGCCTGATTCTGTCGTTGACAGACGCAACAATAGGAGGAGGTGGTGCTATAACTGCAAACTGAGGCTTTTGATCAACAACTTCAAGTGACTGTGAAGAGGAGTCAACAGTTTTTTGCTGCTCGGAAGGTTTAGATGTTGTTCTCACCATGTTTTGAAGGTTACTTTGAAAGATGAAATAATAGTTTTTGGTTATAGTAGAGGTTTCTTTCAAACTTGGCAATATATGAATGAAGATTTCTAAGGATGAGTTGGTTCTGCTTAGCTTATTGCTGCTATATATAATATACTTGCGTGGAGTACTTAACCTtgaaggaagaaatgaaaagCATGCAAAAAGCTATGGTGTTTTTCTTTGGTTTTCTGTTCAATGTGATtgattgaaatgtcattttcgaGGATAATGATTGCTAGCTAGTTACATTTATAAGTAGACCTTCTGCTCTACTCCTTGCATGGTTCAGTTGGAAAGCACAAAATGACGAAACATATGTAGTAGCTAGTATATCggaagttaaaagaaagaaaatattgatTGCAATTCACATAGGTGTAGCTCAAGAGTTAGGAATTTAATTGTActtataattttaatatatatatatcttaaatataaatatatacagTATGTGTGTGTAAGATCATCAAATTTCAATGCGTCtttgaatatattatttttaatatgcGTTCAGTGATAAAAACATATTGATTAAACTTATCTCTAGCAATTCTCAGCCAAAGAATAATGTCGCAGACTCTCCCAAATCTACATCTAAACTATAGAGTGTATATATGTTGCGTGCATTAGTAATGTAgagttttttgatattttaatggAAGTGTTAACAAGATTCTTCATATCAAACCCGATATTGTATTAAAAACTAGTAAATGCCTTAATTGTATCATATTATTGATCCCATTCCCTACCATCATACATGAGAAAAACAGATTTCTCAGAATGCGTGGGTTATTTGTCGCCTTTTATATATACCTGTGACGGAAGAGAGAAGATTACAACGAGAAAAGATAATGAAAAAAAGTGTGTTTATCTGATTTTCTCTTCAAGGATGTAATTGAGGATAATGATTGCTAGCTCGTTCATCATTTGTAAGTGGACCTTCTGCCCTCCTTGCATGGTTCAGTTGGAAATCACAAAATGAAGAAACATGGATATTGGAATATGAAGTAACCAAAATTTAATGATTACA from Nicotiana tabacum cultivar K326 chromosome 24, ASM71507v2, whole genome shotgun sequence includes:
- the LOC107829045 gene encoding dynamin-related protein 4C-like, with protein sequence MVRTTSKPSEQQKTVDSSSQSLEVVDQKPQFAVIAPPPPIVASVNDRIRPLLDCVDRLRHLNIMQEGIQLPTIVVVGDQSSGKSSVLESLAGISLPRGQGICTRVPLIMKLQNDPKITAPNLHLEYNGKSLPVDEFRVADAIVLATDEIAGHGKGISNNLLTLVVKKNGVPDLTMVDLPGITRVPVQGQPKDIYEQISDIIMNYIAPQESIVLNVLSATVDFPTCESIRMSQKVDKTGERTLAVVTKADKAPEGLLEKVTADEVNIGLGYVCVRNRIGNESYEEARSDEARLFSTHPLLSKIDKSMVGVPVLAQKLVRIQATIISKCLPEIVRKINDKLALNLTELNRLPLHLSSVAEALTAFMRILSSSKDSLKKILIRGEFDEYPEEKEMHCTARLVEVLDKYSSDLHSKNFEKEDFLMEEILALQETKGIGLPNFLPRSVFLNLLQKRIKEIAATPEDFVGRLWNYIERIVIKVLMYHCDNYPQLQSSTRRAAQNLIAKKKDESVDWVRDIIGMEMQTDYTCNPDYLGTYSKLIAQQNAFMEIMNDHGKGSVMNLE